The window CTTGAACGGTGTGCCCCTATCACGGCTGGAATCAAACTTCGTCCCATCCAATAGAGTGCCAGTGTAATGAACTGCAGCAATCGAAGGAAGGAAAAAAgcgagaaataagaaaattataaGACTGAAGAAATACCAAAATATTAGTGAATCtttaattacaaaacaattACCTTCTACTTCGTCGCCGTTTTCAGGTGCATCCCAGCCTTCACCCTCTTTAACAAGCTTCTTCTTCAACCCTTCCTTTCCGATCTCCTTCTCCTCTCCAACTTTCAACGAATTATCCTCCGGCAGATCCATGTCATCCATCCCCATGCCCATCCCCTCGGCCGACGGCATATCAAAATCCTCATCCATGTCTCAACCCTATATCAAATTGTAAACCCCTGGAGTATTTTACTTTTATTCTCGCACGAAAAAAGAAGAATGTATCTAACGAATCAGACTGTTTGAGCTAAATTACTTGGGGAGAGGCTCTTCGAATGGCGTGCTAACGGAGAATAAAAAGACGAGAGCTGAAAGAGCCTTGGGTTCTAGAGTCTTCTATAAGGGTTTAGCAGGTAACTAGCACTGCAGACTGAGTAGAGTAGAAAGGAGTGACGAAGGGTCAGGATTCTTCTGGAGATCATCACTACTGTTTTTGCGGATTAAGCACTCCTCCGTCCGGTAATTGCCCTTCGGTACTTGGGAAACCGGATGAGTCAGGTAAACAACGGCCCGAATTTCACCccccaaaaaaatatatatacatattatagTAATAACAATAgtgatgaaatttaatttaagtAAATTCGATTTTTAAAGATTCAATCGTTCGAAACATTGAACTTCAGTGTGACATAATTTGAAACATTTAAATCTTTAAAAAATGAATCTACCGAAATTTTGGTCTAATAATAATGGCTCGGATTTTGTGGTTTTTTGTGTTGCTGCAAAGTTCGCTTGTCCTAATACTAAAATTAATTGATTTGAATCGTATCGGATAAGCAGTACTCTCTCGGGCGGatggattgatttttttttatttttttgtcaattgtcaTTCTTACTCCGACTCCTATTCAAAATATGTGAAGGCTCAACTGAGCCTATGAGCACCGATGAAGATAAAATCATCAAACGGACGCACTATACATCAGTCTGAATTTGAAGCAGAGCCACAAGAATAACAATTTGATGAGAGACAAGGGTTCATCCCACCAAAGCTTAAAGGTCTTGGTGATGGCCACCAGCTCAAGACGGACGGGTTGACTGATCAACTGTAATTGCCGAACGGGGACGCTGAAGTAGCCATTACCAATTATGGTATTAATAACAATAACGGTTCGTACCGCTAGTTGAGTAACGCAGTACTTCTTCATTGGCAAGTGGGATTTAGGTCTAATTAAAGTAAAGAAGTTCGATAGGGGAATATGGCGTGCAAAACTTCTTAATCCTTAACTAACTCAACTGCCATTATTATCCATTTCAAATGGGATGAATTTGACAAACATTTATAGCTGCATCTCATGATCTTAACTTTGCTCACACTAATTGGAAGATAACTATAAGATCtctaattcaaaaaaaaaaaaaatgacaactaTTCCCTTTTCTTATTTTCCTTGTAAGATTTGAAATATCTTTTGAACAATGACGTTTCACAGTGCATGAAATCCATTTTACCAGTAAAGGAATGGCCTTCTACACAtactattttcttttgtttcttggaattgTTGGACCAATAACGTGTCTCAATTACTGGATGAGAACAAGACCGTTTGAAGTTATGACAAATATAAGCTTCATTATCATCCATTTACTTGTCCTTTTATAAATTTCTTCTGGGTGGCATAAAAAAGATCGGTAATTCTTCAAACTGCAGTTTTTTAGCTTTTAAGCAAAAATTTGAATCCAATGGGCTTTCCTGACGTTAATCCTCAACAGGGGAAGAAATCTTCCCTGAGTAGCGCATCCTCTAATCCTGCTTAAATTATAATTATACGAGTTtttgtacccaaaaaaaaaattcatcccTTTTCTGCTGTCTCCATCCTTTTTCACCCTCCATCTTCGAACTGAAAATCAGGCACGGAAATTCAATTAAACCTATGCATGGATCTTAACGCCACACAGTGTCAGGTTATATGTGAGGTGATACCGAGGATTTTGGGAATTAAAGGGTGAAAAAGGAGGAAATGCAGATGTTGACAATTGCAGTAATATTTACCCTGTTAATAATTGCATCATACACCTGACCTGTACTAATAATCCAAATCATATGCAGCCCGACACCAAAATTAAACTTAAACTTCAATGTGTCAAAATTTTCAAGTGAAGCGCTAGACATCAAGCCACCCAAATTATCTTAACAATTAGAAGAGAACGACAGATGGCTACAGGCTTAGGATTTCGGACCAAACGAATCAAGGTCCATGCAATGAGGATCTACAAGGAAGCTGCAGATCAATTGGGTTCCCCGAATATTAAAGACGGAACAAGAAATCGAAGTCTAACAACTGTTTTAATGACAAAGTGCTAATTCAGGGTAGCACCCACCTCCAGAAATTAAGCTACCCAGGACCTATAGTTCACTATCATCTGGTTGCTCTCCTGTTGATGGTTTTCCATTCACTGTAACTAGCTCGGTGTCAAAGATCAAAGTGGCTCCACCTGCAAATTGCAGAGAGACAGAAATTACGCCACTTGTTCTATATGATATTTAAAATTCAGCCAAAGGACATGGAACAAATCAGATAGCACAGGACCATAAGTGACAAGCCAGATCCTcaaaccaaaattttatttccTCATTGAATTCTAGCTACTAATCGTTGAACTAGGATTTATCAAAAGAACGATAGGCATAAAGTGGAAGTGACATACAACAAAAATCAGACAGATTAACAATATTCGAGCATGAAGGAAGAACAATTAAATCTACATTTCAGGTCCTGGAGTAACATTATATTGAGCAAAGATATGTACTAACTAACAATAAAAGTCAAGTCTCTGAAGCTGTGCTGTTAAAATGAATTGCATTAAACCCAGAAAGAAGATTTTTTGTTACCTGGGATGGATGGTGGTGACCCTTGATCTCCGTATCCAAGTTTAGCAGGTATTTTCAACTTTCTCTTCTCACCTACACACATTCCCAAGAGTCCTTGATCCCATcctgctcaaaaaaaaaaaaaattagcatgCTGTTACACTTTCATTATAACCCTGTACTTTACCTCATATAGATATATACCAGAAATTATTGTAGAAAAGCATAACAAATTGCAGTCAGAATCAGCAACAAGACAATGAATATGCTAGATTATGGATATAATACATGAAAGTCATTAACAAAAAGATATTAAGAATATGATTTCATCTGGAACTACTAGTTGCAAAAATATGGACTTGATGCTTAATGAATGGGTCTGATACCTCATTGCTTACAAAGTACCATAATtttgaagaacaaataaaatttatttgaagTTTAACATCACTCACCGGCAAATCTCCATTTTGTCAATATGTCTTTATATTTTGTTAATCGAAAGTATATTCCAAGGATGGCTGATCAAAatataaacattttttttatggTTTTGAGATTTCAATCCCTTCCAAAACCTTCAAAGTATGCATAAGTATCAAAAACCTGGACTAGTTTACTTTGCTATCTCAATTCTGTATTCTCATTCAAGCTGAAATAAAGTACGCCCAAATGGATGGCAACATGCATAAATCTCTATCCAACCAATAAGAAGAGCTTTTGATaaagcaaggacgagagctatAAAATCTCAATAGACTGCAAAGATAATCATAGTATTTAAATTCCTGAATTCCGATTAAGCAAGAATGATACACAGCAGTTACTTTGGTTCTTGGCAGATAATATCCATTTCTCAATCATGGTTGCTCCATGCAATTACATTTTGGTGGTTTGGTGATTGCATAAAAGTTAAAAAATGAAGAGATAGATAGAGAGTAAAGTAGTACCTTTAATCACTTGACCACTTCCAAGCTCAAACTCAATTGGGTCACCCCTTTCAAAGCTAGAATCAAATACAGTGCCATCTATAAGTTTTCCCTGCAAAGAATTTAAGAATGTCAGCGCAGACAAGAACAAAATAAAGTAGCCAAATCCAAGAAAGGTGCCTTCTCTTTTCCCAAGAGATGAAGTGTAATTCATACGACTTGAGAAGTCAACAAATGAACTTCAACAACATTTGAAAGTACTAACATATATTCAGACATAAATTAGATTAACCTTCACACACACAAAAACCATCCGGGGAGACCCTAAAGCACCAAACGTTAGAGCATGgattctttatttctttacTTAGTCCTACCATGCCCCAGAGTAAACCAAATCAAATGAACACCCCAATGCTAGGTCAAAAAACCTGAAACAAAAACCCAAGATAGGTCAAATCAAGCAAAAGCAATCTTTCCCTTCCTTTCCTCCCAAAATCCTCACCCTTCTTCCCAAGATATGTAAGGTAACAACGAGCCCCCCATCACCAGGTAGTGTTGAACATTATCTGACAATCTAGCTGGCTGTTATACAAAATGAGTACGCAAACAAGGATATAATCAGTGCAGACACTAGTACCACATATTCCTAACAGCAGTTTCCAACGACATGGTAGAAatacatattaatatttatCTTTTTAACATAATCAGTGTGACTAGGTCTTAATGGAGGCATTCCCATCCTATTCcagaaaagtaaaaagaaaacatGAACAGAGAGATCAAGAAAGCAAGTTAGGAACAAGCATGAAGAACATGCAACTAACCCGGTAATGTACTCTGACTTTGTCACCTTTGTGAGCCTGAATTTCACAGGATTCAGGCTTATACTGCAGCAGGGATAGCAAGATCGAGAAGTTAGACAGGATGGTTGAAAGCAACAGAATCTAATCTTGAATAAAAATACCACAAgtatacattaaaaaaaataaccatTTAAATTATTTAAACACTACTGAGCATTGAAACTTTTAGAAACAGAGGATTTTTCACTTACCTCTcactaaaaatcaaatattttttCACTTATCTCTGACTAAAAACCAAATGCGTAAAGAGATTAAGCagaaaaaaatgcaagggagagtGCAAAACTTCCTCAAACAACATCGAACAGTCCCCGAATCTATCGAAAGCAAATACATAGCAACCAAacaaattttctgaaatttaatcAATCTTTAACTTGGTCAATTGCACATAATTTTACCTCTAATGCTGAACGAATGCgctaaattaattaaaaaattatatacataaagCCTAAAGGAAGAAAATTAATTTACCTTCACACCAATTTGTAACTCTGTAACATCCCCCGACTTTTTAGCCGATGCTGGAGGAAGgatcaaaaaaagaagaaattgtaaAGATATTATGAATATCAAtacaaataagcaacaaaacttCAATTACTGTGAGCTTAAAAACGGAGTAACATATGACCGGATCTAACAACAAATTTACAAAACTCAATAACAAAAGTATGGCATTTTGAATATTTACCTGATGTAACAAAAATTAGAAGGGCAAATATTGAAGCAGCGTTGAGGAATTTCATTCTCGGATCACTTTTATCTACCTGTTTATTCTCTGGATTTTTTTTGGTATGTTTAAAGGAAATTTTGCATCAGGGTGAGCTATATCAGCCGTTGTGGTATACAAGGTACAGCTTTCATCGCGTGCACTCGCGATCATAGTAGTTGAATGGAGCTCCAACGTCAGAAGGACGCCCATTGTCCAGTCACAATTTTCCACGTCAGCTAAGGCAACGCAAAAGGCAATATTTTTCTCGTACGCTGCTGTGTTTAGGTTGGAGTGTAAAAGAGACTCGAGGGGGCAAAATTAAGAACgcgcaaaatcgaaaaatttcaattcactgatcgaattcgaattgaatttgaaatttttgaaattgataattcaaaatttgaaactgaaattgagtttttcaattttgaattATGCGAATTTAGTTTAAATTCAGTaatgaaatttttcaaattaaaattttttatttctaattCAATCAGAACTCG is drawn from Coffea arabica cultivar ET-39 chromosome 1c, Coffea Arabica ET-39 HiFi, whole genome shotgun sequence and contains these coding sequences:
- the LOC113732545 gene encoding peptidyl-prolyl cis-trans isomerase FKBP15-1, with the translated sequence MKFLNAASIFALLIFVTSASAKKSGDVTELQIGVKYKPESCEIQAHKGDKVRVHYRGKLIDGTVFDSSFERGDPIEFELGSGQVIKGWDQGLLGMCVGEKRKLKIPAKLGYGDQGSPPSIPGGATLIFDTELVTVNGKPSTGEQPDDSEL